In a genomic window of Desulfurobacterium indicum:
- a CDS encoding phenylacetate--CoA ligase family protein, with protein sequence MFQRHLETLPREIIEKVQLERLKRTIRRIKERNRIYWEKIGKVVPEDVKSLDDLKRLPFLTKDDLRKGYPFGFACGEQKDFVRFHMSSGTTGTPVVNPYTSADVDQWGEIMARCLAAAGLTFSDVLQITPSFGLFNGGFGFHYGAEKIGCFVVPIGPGRTLLQLKFFKDFNTTALAGIASYPLRIIEVAKEEGFDFSETSLKVGIFGAEVWSEEMRRYIEKEMGIEAFDIIGMTETGGVGLGIECNYHNGIHVWEDHYIVEIIDPETGYVLPDGEEGEMVVTTLTREGLPLIRYRTRDITRIVSRERCECGRTHLKVARIKGRTDDMLKVKGVCFYPRQVEEIVMKYPEILPDYQIIIGKVEGKDTIKLIIESEKQDEYLKERIEEEIYSTLGLHIKVTLKKKGEIPRAPGKAVRVKKEI encoded by the coding sequence ATGTTTCAGCGACATCTTGAAACGTTGCCGAGGGAAATTATTGAAAAAGTTCAGCTTGAACGTTTAAAGAGAACAATCAGAAGAATAAAGGAAAGAAATAGAATTTACTGGGAGAAGATAGGTAAGGTTGTACCTGAAGATGTAAAAAGTCTTGATGATTTAAAAAGGTTACCGTTTCTAACGAAGGATGATTTGAGGAAGGGATATCCTTTTGGTTTTGCCTGTGGTGAGCAGAAAGATTTTGTCAGGTTTCACATGTCTTCTGGCACTACAGGAACACCTGTTGTTAATCCATACACATCTGCAGATGTTGATCAGTGGGGAGAGATTATGGCTCGTTGTCTTGCAGCTGCAGGTTTGACATTTTCTGATGTTTTACAGATAACTCCTTCATTTGGCCTTTTTAACGGAGGTTTTGGCTTTCATTACGGTGCGGAGAAGATAGGATGCTTCGTTGTTCCCATCGGTCCTGGAAGAACACTTCTTCAGTTGAAGTTCTTTAAGGATTTTAACACCACAGCTCTTGCGGGTATCGCTTCTTATCCTTTAAGGATAATAGAGGTTGCCAAAGAAGAGGGATTTGATTTTTCCGAAACTTCTTTGAAAGTGGGGATTTTCGGTGCTGAAGTCTGGAGTGAAGAGATGCGCCGATATATAGAAAAAGAGATGGGTATAGAAGCTTTTGACATTATCGGTATGACTGAAACCGGCGGAGTTGGATTGGGAATAGAGTGTAATTATCATAACGGTATTCATGTGTGGGAAGACCATTATATTGTGGAGATAATAGATCCTGAAACGGGATATGTTCTTCCTGACGGTGAAGAAGGAGAAATGGTTGTTACAACACTTACAAGGGAAGGGTTACCGCTTATAAGATACAGGACGAGAGACATAACCAGAATTGTTTCGAGAGAGCGGTGTGAATGTGGAAGGACGCATCTTAAGGTTGCCAGGATAAAAGGAAGAACAGATGACATGCTAAAAGTTAAAGGTGTCTGTTTCTATCCGAGACAGGTTGAAGAGATAGTAATGAAATATCCCGAAATTCTTCCTGATTATCAGATAATCATAGGAAAAGTTGAAGGAAAGGATACGATTAAACTTATTATCGAATCTGAGAAACAGGATGAGTATTTGAAAGAGCGAATAGAGGAAGAGATATATAGCACGTTGGGGCTTCATATAAAGGTAACCTTGAAAAAGAAAGGTGAAATTCCGCGGGCACCCGGGAAAGCTGTTAGAGTGAAAAAAGAGATTTGA